One window of the Salvia splendens isolate huo1 chromosome 1, SspV2, whole genome shotgun sequence genome contains the following:
- the LOC121804746 gene encoding dirigent protein 10-like, translated as MAFQLKTTFSLLILALAISSSTSARILDEEVAAPAAAGSATTPGLGPDEQPLTFFMHDILGGSRPSAIAVTGIVANPAVGGQVPFAKPNGAVLPVNNGVPTNNANGGIINNNNVPFLTGLSGFTSNIGSNNNNNGIIGGMPGFPVLNSAQFPSGSTLQKLMFGTMTVFDDEVTEGHELGSGLVGKAQGFYIYSSVDGNSQTMAFTVMFAAGGYADSITFFGVHRTAVAESHLAIMGGTGKHVNAKGFATVKTFPGGQHETDGMETLLQITVYLAY; from the coding sequence ATGGCATTTCAACTCAAAACCACCTTCTCCCTTCTTATTCTCGCCCTCGCAAtctcctcctccacctccgccCGTATCCTCGACGAGGAGGTGGCTGCCCCGGCCGCAGCCGGCTCCGCCACAACTCCCGGCTTAGGGCCAGATGAGCAACCCCTGACCTTCTTCATGCACGACATACTCGGCGGCAGCCGCCCCTCGGCCATCGCGGTGACCGGCATCGTGGCGAACCCGGCCGTGGGCGGGCAGGTCCCCTTCGCAAAGCCTAACGGCGCCGTCCTCCCAGTGAACAACGGCGTCCCCACCAACAATGCCAACGGTGGcatcatcaacaacaacaacgTCCCTTTCCTCACCGGCCTCAGCGGCTTCACCTCCAACATCGGCAGCAATAACAACAACAACGGCATCATCGGGGGAATGCCAGGGTTCCCCGTGCTGAACAGCGCGCAGTTCCCGTCGGGCAGCACGCTGCAGAAGCTGATGTTCGGCACGATGACCGTGTTCGACGACGAGGTGACGGAGGGCCACGAGCTCGGGTCGGGGCTGGTCGGGAAGGCGCAGGGATTCTACATCTACAGCTCCGTCGACGGAAACAGCCAGACCATGGCCTTCACGGTCATGTTCGCCGCTGGAGGATACGCTGACAGCATCACCTTCTTTGGGGTCCACCGGACAGCTGTGGCGGAGTCGCATCTCGCAATCATGGGCGGCACCGGGAAGCATGTCAACGCAAAGGGTTTCGCCACCGTAAAGACCTTTCCCGGGGGGCAGCACGAGACGGATGGGATGGAGACGCTGCTGCAGATCACTGTTTATCTTGCTTATTGA